One region of Limnospira fusiformis SAG 85.79 genomic DNA includes:
- a CDS encoding aspartyl protease family protein encodes MGKLWDGLGVICIVGLTTATVAVGAVGAVFPSLKSGWDLRAIVQLEGLNLPRPQTTGESQVSLHPIEGSQVFAVDVEIGESRGGFLFDTGASTTMVGSPLVADLGLVGEEISGDRVKSAVAGDDCPEMDATLHRLPTLKMGEAQVMDLQVLEFANKTIPDGLSGVLGMDVLAEFDLIVNPETRQLQLLSPSPLPPHLSATAIPLKSRLGVMLAEVAIADRGSFTFMLDTGADTIFISEDLADRLEIDPASRSPVQVLGFCGLEAATLSTLTTVELGTHKLTNLEAVILSSPSVLDMLEVDGILGPTFFNNYQQYWRFDRRSTSSEWGGSLLLNPYR; translated from the coding sequence ATGGGTAAATTATGGGATGGTTTGGGGGTAATATGTATAGTGGGTTTAACTACTGCTACTGTGGCGGTGGGGGCGGTGGGGGCGGTGTTCCCGTCGTTAAAATCTGGGTGGGATTTAAGGGCGATCGTCCAGTTGGAAGGGCTGAATTTACCCCGTCCTCAAACTACGGGAGAAAGCCAGGTTTCTCTGCATCCGATTGAGGGTAGTCAGGTGTTTGCGGTTGATGTGGAAATCGGGGAAAGTAGGGGGGGCTTTTTGTTTGATACGGGCGCTTCTACTACTATGGTGGGAAGTCCCTTAGTCGCCGATTTGGGATTGGTGGGAGAGGAAATTTCAGGCGATCGCGTTAAGTCAGCAGTAGCGGGTGATGATTGTCCAGAGATGGATGCAACTTTACATCGTCTTCCTACTCTGAAAATGGGGGAAGCACAGGTGATGGATTTACAGGTTTTGGAATTTGCTAATAAGACAATTCCTGATGGCTTATCTGGGGTGTTGGGAATGGATGTTTTGGCGGAATTTGATCTGATCGTAAATCCTGAAACTAGACAGCTTCAGCTTTTGTCACCCTCTCCTCTTCCCCCACATTTATCGGCGACGGCGATACCTTTAAAAAGTCGTTTGGGGGTCATGTTAGCAGAGGTGGCGATCGCTGATCGGGGGTCGTTTACTTTTATGTTGGATACCGGGGCTGATACTATCTTTATTTCCGAAGATTTAGCCGATCGCTTGGAAATCGATCCAGCATCCCGTAGTCCTGTCCAGGTTTTGGGATTTTGTGGGTTAGAGGCGGCGACCCTATCAACCCTCACCACGGTGGAATTAGGAACCCATAAACTGACCAATTTAGAAGCCGTTATTTTGTCCTCTCCCTCCGTTTTGGATATGTTAGAAGTTGATGGAATTTTGGGACCAACTTTTTTTAACAATTATCAACAATATTGGCGGTTTGATAGGCGATCGACATCATCAGAATGGGGCGGTAGTTTACTATTAAATCCCTATAGATAG
- a CDS encoding S-methyl-5'-thioadenosine phosphorylase produces the protein MTQAKIGIIGGSGLYQMEALTDLEEVLVETPFGSPSDLVILGTLEGMRVAFLARHGRDHKLLPSELPYRANIYAMKSLGVEYIISASAVGSLKAEVKPLDMVIPDQFIDRTKNRISTFFGDGIVAHIGFGHPVCNQLAAVVGDAISALNFPEVTLHRGGTYICMEGPAFSTQAESNLYRSWGGTVIGMTNLTEAKLAREAEIAYATLALVTDYDCWHPDHDHVTVDLVIDNLKHNAVNAQKVIQETVKRLSQNMPESEAHSALKYAILTPLAKVPQPRKQQLQLLLKKYL, from the coding sequence ATGACCCAGGCGAAAATTGGCATTATTGGCGGCAGTGGTCTTTATCAAATGGAAGCCCTCACCGACTTAGAAGAAGTCCTAGTTGAGACACCCTTTGGGTCTCCCTCTGATCTGGTTATTTTAGGAACCTTAGAAGGGATGAGGGTAGCTTTTCTGGCGCGTCATGGACGAGATCATAAACTTCTTCCCAGTGAGTTACCTTATCGGGCGAATATTTACGCCATGAAAAGTTTGGGAGTCGAATATATTATTTCCGCCTCCGCTGTCGGTTCTCTGAAAGCTGAGGTTAAGCCTTTAGATATGGTAATTCCTGACCAATTTATTGACAGGACAAAAAACAGAATTTCGACTTTTTTTGGGGATGGAATTGTCGCCCATATTGGTTTTGGTCATCCGGTTTGTAACCAGTTGGCTGCTGTTGTCGGTGATGCGATATCCGCTTTGAATTTCCCAGAAGTAACCCTACACAGAGGCGGAACTTATATTTGTATGGAAGGACCCGCTTTTTCCACCCAAGCTGAGTCTAATTTGTATCGAAGTTGGGGGGGGACTGTAATTGGTATGACTAATTTAACAGAAGCCAAACTCGCACGGGAAGCTGAAATAGCCTATGCTACATTAGCCTTAGTAACTGACTATGATTGTTGGCATCCCGACCATGATCATGTAACCGTTGATTTAGTGATTGATAACCTCAAGCATAATGCAGTTAATGCCCAAAAAGTAATTCAGGAAACCGTTAAACGACTCTCTCAAAATATGCCAGAGTCCGAGGCACATTCTGCCTTAAAATATGCCATTCTTACTCCTTTAGCAAAAGTACCACAACCTCGAAAACAACAGCTTCAGTTACTGTTGAAAAAGTATCTTTAA
- a CDS encoding Uma2 family endonuclease, which yields MLEAKPRFQSFDEYLSYHDASEKLYELFNGELIEMPPESGLNIEIATFLLIQFAAIVGYRRVRGQGLELEVRGEPKNRYPDLTIIRPEHIEQLSQRNTIRLSMLPPLLVIEVVSPGELQRDRDYVAKRIQYQDLAIPEYWIVDPQTQTILVLEITETGYTEIGVFAGDNLIISPQFRQLDLTASQVFNPGS from the coding sequence ATGCTAGAAGCCAAACCCAGATTTCAAAGTTTTGATGAATATTTATCTTATCATGATGCTTCCGAAAAACTCTATGAATTATTCAACGGAGAACTCATAGAAATGCCTCCAGAATCAGGTTTAAATATTGAAATAGCCACATTTTTACTAATTCAATTTGCTGCTATTGTCGGCTATCGTCGCGTCCGAGGTCAAGGATTAGAATTAGAAGTGAGAGGTGAACCCAAAAATCGTTATCCAGATTTAACCATTATTCGACCAGAACATATTGAGCAACTCTCCCAACGTAATACCATTCGCCTGTCGATGTTACCACCTTTATTAGTCATAGAAGTAGTGAGTCCTGGAGAGTTACAAAGAGATAGAGACTATGTAGCCAAAAGAATACAATATCAAGATTTAGCCATTCCCGAATATTGGATAGTTGACCCCCAAACTCAAACCATCCTAGTTTTAGAAATCACCGAAACTGGCTACACAGAAATCGGAGTTTTTGCGGGAGATAATTTAATCATATCACCCCAATTTAGACAGCTTGATTTAACAGCATCTCAAGTGTTTAATCCCGGTTCTTAA
- a CDS encoding Uma2 family endonuclease, which yields MLQAKPRFQSFDEYLSYHDTSEKLYELFNGKLIEMPPESGLNIQIANRLFLVFALMIGTDRVRGQGLELEVRGEPKNRYPDLTIIRPEHIEQLSQRNTIRLSMLPPLLAIEVVSPGELQRDRDYVAKRIQYQDLSIPEYWIVDPQTQTILVLEITETGYTEIGVFAGDNLIISPQFRQLDLTAYQVFNPGS from the coding sequence ATGCTACAAGCCAAACCCAGATTTCAAAGTTTTGACGAATATTTATCTTATCATGATACTTCCGAAAAACTCTATGAATTATTTAACGGAAAACTCATAGAAATGCCCCCAGAATCAGGTTTAAATATACAAATTGCTAATCGTCTGTTTTTGGTTTTTGCTTTGATGATAGGAACAGATAGAGTCCGAGGTCAAGGATTAGAATTAGAAGTGAGAGGCGAACCCAAAAATCGTTATCCAGATTTAACCATTATTAGACCAGAACATATTGAGCAACTCTCCCAACGTAATACCATTCGCCTGTCGATGTTACCACCTTTATTAGCCATAGAAGTCGTGAGTCCTGGAGAGTTACAAAGAGACAGAGACTATGTAGCCAAAAGAATACAATATCAAGATTTATCCATTCCCGAATATTGGATAGTTGACCCCCAAACTCAAACCATCCTAGTTTTAGAAATCACCGAAACTGGCTACACAGAAATCGGAGTTTTTGCGGGAGATAATTTAATCATATCACCCCAATTTAGACAGCTTGATTTAACAGCATATCAAGTGTTTAATCCCGGTTCTTAA
- a CDS encoding serine/threonine protein kinase yields the protein MLSTETILADRFQLRESLNSNPVRQTWLGRDLQRRDRVVIKLLAMGNGMQWDDVKLLEREAEVLQRLDHPRLVRYRDYFSVDDQNLWFGLVTEYLPGVSLKQKLESGYTFSRPEVLWIATEVLEILSYLHQFAPPILHRDIKPSNLIWGEDNRIYLIDFGSVQIQFPTPGATFTVVGTLGYTPIEQFGGQSTTASDLYALGMTLVHLLTGCPPADFPQESFRVKFRDRIPPKTDIRLITWLECLTEPLPENRFPSADDALLELQKLNFRALIAPATESNINLSQTDDQLTIQIPCRFSLQFIRPMRHTAKWLVATTKEKLNNLNILVKSGVFVSIIITLIILEKLPIPTGKIALFLLEVIAALPLIGLILAMPVSLIFLVAILTSGEKYFERISLNFDSSTYEICWHSSAFTRRQRGKLSYIQEINPLCLQDSEGNFHHSLEIVTQEPLFFVFSRRRTYRIGQQLQEAEVKHIQQEISHWIGHQNHG from the coding sequence ATGTTATCAACTGAGACTATTCTAGCCGATCGCTTTCAACTCCGGGAATCCCTAAACAGTAACCCAGTCCGCCAAACCTGGTTAGGGCGAGATCTCCAAAGGCGCGATCGCGTGGTAATTAAACTATTAGCCATGGGAAATGGTATGCAATGGGATGATGTGAAACTCCTAGAAAGGGAAGCAGAAGTTCTCCAACGACTCGACCATCCTCGTCTAGTGCGTTACCGGGATTATTTCTCGGTTGATGACCAGAATTTATGGTTTGGTTTAGTCACAGAATATTTACCCGGTGTATCCCTGAAGCAAAAACTAGAATCTGGATACACTTTTAGTCGTCCAGAAGTTTTGTGGATCGCGACAGAAGTTTTAGAAATTCTCAGTTATTTACATCAATTTGCGCCGCCAATTTTGCACCGAGACATTAAACCAAGTAACTTAATTTGGGGTGAAGATAACCGCATATATTTAATTGATTTTGGTTCGGTACAGATTCAATTTCCCACCCCTGGCGCGACTTTTACGGTGGTGGGAACTTTAGGTTATACACCCATTGAACAATTTGGCGGTCAGTCAACGACGGCTTCTGACCTTTATGCGTTAGGGATGACGTTAGTACATTTATTAACAGGTTGTCCTCCGGCTGATTTTCCCCAAGAAAGTTTTAGGGTAAAATTTCGCGATCGCATTCCCCCCAAAACAGATATCCGTTTAATCACCTGGTTAGAATGTCTGACAGAACCCCTACCAGAAAACCGTTTTCCTAGTGCTGATGACGCATTATTAGAGTTACAAAAACTCAATTTTCGGGCATTAATTGCACCCGCCACAGAGTCAAATATCAACTTATCCCAAACTGATGATCAATTGACAATTCAAATTCCCTGTCGGTTTTCCCTGCAATTTATTCGCCCTATGCGCCACACAGCTAAATGGTTAGTAGCCACGACTAAGGAAAAGTTAAATAATCTGAATATTCTAGTGAAGTCGGGGGTATTTGTATCGATAATCATCACTTTAATAATCTTGGAAAAGCTACCGATACCCACCGGAAAAATCGCCCTATTTTTATTAGAAGTTATCGCGGCACTGCCATTAATTGGGTTAATTTTAGCTATGCCGGTCAGTCTGATATTTCTAGTAGCTATCCTGACATCTGGGGAAAAATATTTCGAGAGAATTAGCCTAAACTTTGATAGTAGCACCTATGAAATATGCTGGCATTCCTCGGCTTTCACTCGCCGCCAGAGGGGGAAACTTTCTTATATCCAAGAAATTAATCCTTTATGTCTACAGGATAGCGAAGGCAATTTTCACCACAGCTTAGAAATTGTGACTCAAGAACCGTTATTTTTTGTATTTTCTCGCCGTCGCACCTACCGTATCGGACAGCAACTACAGGAAGCAGAAGTTAAGCATATTCAACAGGAAATCAGCCATTGGATAGGCCATCAAAATCATGGATAA